One segment of Brassica napus cultivar Da-Ae chromosome C3, Da-Ae, whole genome shotgun sequence DNA contains the following:
- the LOC111203985 gene encoding putative B3 domain-containing protein At4g03160, with product MATSTIGAKRKRLTPEEEKKRQEQDEMVTAAFALSHFMFLRDRIQDGKKKKIIKDDTEETLDLLLRWTSDPPKNLPEATTAVLGRCSKPIRKQLTKSDVKGDQNRLMLSKVQVDKNFLPLLEESDTLLGKEGTRVSVYGPDGKAHEMMFKMWNEKTPVLMSGWNTFVKVYKLSMYCDFLTVFMFRHKVTREICVAIDSTRHPVARQLSERISKIVFKGEDKD from the coding sequence ATGGCGACTTCAACGATAggagcaaaaagaaaaagactaactccagaagaagaaaaaaagagacaaGAACAGGACGAGATGGTTACTGCTGCTTTTGCTTTAAGCCACTTCATGTTCTTGCGCGACAGAATCCAAGatggtaagaagaagaaaatcatcAAGGATGATACGGAAGAAACCCTAGACTTACTCCTCCGATGGACCAGCGATCCACCAAAAAATCTACCGGAAGCGACCACGGCAGTGTTGGGACGATGCAGCAAACCGATAAGGAAGCAGTTAACAAAGAGCGACGTGAAGGGAGATCAAAACAGGCTTATGCTAAGTAAGGTGCAAGTGGACAAGAACTTTTTGCCTCTTCTTGAAGAATCGGATACTCTGCTTGGGAAAGAGGGGACTAGGGTTTCGGTTTACGGACCAGACGGGAAGGCTCATGAGATGATGTTCAAGATGTGGAATGAGAAGACGCCTGTGTTGATGTCAGGATGGAACACGTTTGTGAAAGTGTATAAGCTCAGTATGTATTGCGATTTTCTCACAGTTTTCATGTTTAGGCACAAGGTGACTCGTGAGATTTGTGTCGCTATTGACTCCACTAGGCATCCTGTAGCGAGACAGTTGAGTGAGAGGATCTCAAAGATTGTCTTCAAAGGGGAGGACAAGGACTAG